The genomic segment gagagaggggggggagagagagagagagagagagaggggggggggggagagagagagagagagagagagagagagagagagagagagggggggggggggagagagagagagagagagagagagagagagagagaggggggggggggggagagagagagagagagagagagagagagagagagagagagagagagagagagagagagagagagagagaggggggggggggggggagagagagagagagagagagagagagaggggggggggggggggggagagagagagagagagagagagagagagagagagaaagaaagagagagaggggggggggggggggagagagagagagagagagagagagagaaagagagagagagggggggggggggggggagagagagagagagagagtgtgggagtTTTATGACTATGACTATTTAGTCATaaaacaggtcattaaggagcaggtaggggttagacagtacagacaggtcattaaggagcaggtaggggttaggcagtacagagacaggtcattaaggagcaggtaggggttagacagtacagagacaggtcattaagcagcaggtaggggttagacattacagagacaggtcattaaggagcaggtaggggttaggcagtacagagacaggtcattaaggagcaggtagaggttagacagtacagagacgggtcattaaggagcaggtaggggttagacagtacagagacaggtcattaaggagcaggtaggggttagacaggacagagacaggtcattaaggagcagctaggggttggacagtacagagacaggtcattaaggagcaggtaggggatagacagtacagagacaggtcattaaggagcaggtaggggttagacagtacagagacaggtcattaaggagcaggtaggggttagacagtacagagacaggtcattaaggagcaggtaggggttaggcagtacagagacaggtcattaaggagcaggtaggggttagacagtacagagacaggtcattaagcagcaggtaggggttagacattacagagacaggtcattaaggagcaggtaggggttagacagtacagagacaggtcattaaggagcagctaggggttggacagtacagagacaggtcattaaggagcaggtaggggatagacagtacagagacaggtcattaaggagcaggtaggggttggacagtacagagacaggtcattaaggagcaggtaggggttagacagtacagagacaggtcattaaggagcaggtaggggttggacagtacagagacaggtcattaaggagcaggtagaggttagacagtacagagacaggtcattaaggagcaggtaggggttagacagtacagagacaggtcattaaggagcaggtaggggttagacagtacagagacaggtcattaaggagcaggtaggggttagacagtacagagacaggtcattaaggagcaggtaggggttagacagtacagagacaggtcgttaaggagcaggtaggggttagacagtacagagacaggtcattaaggagcaggtaggggttagacagtacagagacaggtcattaaggatcaggtaggggttagacagtacctCCATGTTGGGTTTGTAGCGGTCCTCCAAGATGCCCAGAGCCGCCATTGAACCGGAACCTGAGGAGAATCCGCAGGTTCAACCCCGGTCCTGTAAAGTAGTCCTGTAAAGTAGTCCTGTAAAGTAGTCCTGACTAAAGTGGTCCTGACTAAAGTAGTTCTGTAAAGTAGTCCTGTAAAGTAGTCCTGACTAAAGTAGTCCTGACTAAAGTAGTCCTGTAAAGTGGTCCTGACTAAAGTAGTCCTGACTAAAGTAGTCCTGTAAAGTGGTCCTGACTAAAGTAGTCCTGACTAAAGTGGTCCTGACTAAAGTAGTCCTGTAAAGTAGTCCTGACTAAAGTGGTCCTGACTAAAGTAGTCCTGTAAAGTAGTCCTGTAAAGTAGTCCTGACTAAAGTGGTCCTGACTAAAGTAGTCATGTATAGTAGTCCTGTAAAGTAGTCCTGACTCCTGACTAAAGTCCTGGGTAGTCTTAATGAGGTGCTCCTAACCAAACAGAGCCCATCTAAAGAGCGGGTCCTGAAGCCATCAGAATGAATCGATGATCACAACAACATCCACATCAACAACAAGCAAACCAGCGCTCTTAATGTGAAGGCCCCTGACCCATGGAGACGAAGGGCAGCTTGTCCACGCTGCCGTACGGCCCCACTGTGTACAGGTGGGCCCCCGAGTAGTCCACGCCCCCCAGGATCAGATGGGCCCCGATCTGACCGCCGTACCTGGAGACACACaacgcagcacacacacatgatacacACGCCGatacacacgctgacacacacaatgatacacacagtgatacacacagtgatacacacaATGTTACACACAATGTaagacacactgatacacacactgatacacacaatGTTACACACAATGTTACACACAAtgtaacacacactgatacacacactgatacacacactgatacacacactgagacacagcgTCTAACACCCACCTGTACAGCCTGTctaacacacacctgtacagcctgtctaacacacacctgtacagcctgtctaacacacacctgtacagccTGTcttacacacacctgtacagcctgtctaacacacacctgtacagccTTTctaacacacacctgtacagcctgtctaacacacacctgtacagccTATctaacacacacctgtacagcctgtctaacacacacctgtacagcgTGTctaacacacacctgtacagcgTGTctaacacacacctgtacagcgtgtctaacacacacacctgtagagGTTTAGAGTTTAGAGTTTATTTGCCTAGCACAAATGACAACGTCCGTTCAAGGCGGGGGCGTAGGCTTGTACAGAGTTCGTACAAGAGGCTTGTACAAGAGAAATTCTTGAAGAGGAGTTTCAGGTAGCCGGTAGATGATTCCTCAGTTGCTTTTTGGATGCAGTGTAGGATGGAATAGATCTTAGCTCTGGGCTTAATTCACTCCAAAGCTCGGGCCTCTGGGGATACATTAAACTGGTGCCTAAAAGTCCTCGTGCCTGGTAGGAGTAGGctgttgtttctgtttctgtctgtgtgtccgatGTGGAAATAAATATGTTCTGGAGAGTGACTGGAAGATCTAGTTTTTGATATATGAACTTATTGGCGAGTCAACGTGTTTGATATGCGTTCACTTTATCAATAGGTATCAAATGATATTGTTCAAAAAGGGGTGCAGATCAGCTTTATCTACTTGAGTGAGATATCAACCTAAGAAATGTCTTCTGTGTGATTTGTATTTTTCTGAGACAGGTACGATGAGTCACCTCCCGGACTATATTACGGTAAGGTCAGATGAGCTGAGGCGTGAATTCAGTGACAAACCTTCCTCGATATGCCCAGCGACTCAGCAGATCTTTTGGAGGCCAGGTCGATATGGTCAGACCATTTCAGACCACTGTCCACGATGACCCCCAGGAGTTTGCTTTGTCGAACGAGTTcaatttgtcttgtttttgttttatttattttttattttttatgtttatttatttattttttccacaatgtcttgttttttaaacgatttatgatatgctctgtaaggtgaccttgggtgtcttgaaaggcgcctctaaattaaatgtattattattattattattatcattaatttCAGCGTTGTTAATATAGGTTTTAGCTTGACCTTTAGGATAGTATTCATTTGTATTGCAAAAGATCATGAAGTCAAGGTGTCGAACACCCACCTGTTCAGCGTGTGTAACACCCACCTGTTCAGCGTGTGTAACACCCACCTGTTCAGCGTGTGTAACACCCACCGGTTCAGCGTGTGTAACACCAACCTGTTCAGCGTGTGTAACACCCACCTGTTCAGCGTGTGTAACACCCACCTGTTCAGCGTGTGTAACACCCAGGGCCGTAGTAGcaaattctgggccctgtatacaagaggtactgatggcccCGGTAACACCCACCTGTAGAGCGTGTCCTGCAGGATGCTGGCGGCCATCAGGACGCGCGGGGCCCGCTGGCTGTTGAGGCTGAACAGGGCGAGGTTGGAGGCCAGGAGGTCCGTCGTCTTCTGGGTGTCGGCCGCCGTCCCGGCTCCGCAGCAGCTGGGCCACACAGGGGGAGAGCTGCTCTGGACCTGGTCTAGACCTGGTCTACAGCTAGACCAGGTCTAGATCAGGTCTAGCTGTAGACCAGGTCTAGACCTggtctacagtgtgtgtgtgtgtgtgtgtgtgtgtgtgtgtgtgtgtgtctgtgtgtgttactcaCTACATGTTAGCAGAGATGCGGTGGATCTTAGCACACATCTTATCAGCCACAACGTCACCCGAGGTCGCCCTGGTGTCGGCTCCAAGGACCACAccatcctgacacacacacacacacatccacacacacacacacacacacacacacacacacacacacacacacacacacacacacacacacacacacacacacacaaacatatacatacacacacgcgcacacacacacaaacatatacatacaaacgcgcacacacgcatggcaagcacacacacacacacacacacacaaacgttaacacacacgcaagtacacacacgccggcacacacatgcacacacacacacacacacagacaaacacgcacacacaagcacagacactgTTTAACATACAAACACTACACTACAAATCAGGCTCCGAGCTGgtcgaggtgtgtgtggggacagCAGGTCGGACCCGTACCCTGAACACCATTCCGGATATGGTGGTCCCCGTCTTCACGGGCCGTGGGGGGGGTGACCCCTCCAGGAGCCGGCCCAGAACAGCGTTcctgcggggtggggggggggggcaccacgaTCACATCCTCATTTAGACATAAACCTCCATGGCACAAAAAAACACCTATACGGTCAGTCCTCGTGGCCTACGCAGTTTGATTTAAAccgtttcactttcacttttgaAGTTCCCGATAGAGAGTCGAGGCGAAACTCGGTGATATAATTCATTTCCCGACCCTTCGTGAGACAGGAGACCCGCTCCAGCAGCTTACCGTTCCGTCAGGTCGAAGCTGAAGCCGGGGCTTGGGGGCTGCAGGGGGCTGCGGAGGAGACTCATCTCACCGCCGAAGAGACTCATCAGGACCGGGAGCTGTTCCGCCGAGCTGCTCTGTCTGGAGGAGGAGTAACAACATGGAGCACGACGCGGCGGTCAGGGGAGTCAGCACCGGGGTGAGTCGGAGCCTTTAAGCATAATTATCTTAATGAGGAGAAACTTAAACCGTCTTTATTAGTGTCCGCTCGATGAGTGGCCATAAGGTGCGTGTCCGACTGCAACTTGTTTTAACATTTATCTTTTCAACCGCGGAACAGACGACACTGAACACTAGGGCTTTGCAGAAAGAGACACCTGGCAGGTGATCCTGATTATTATAGGTTATCCTGATTCTTATAGGTTACCCCAAACTCTGAATATAATTTAAAGATGCGTTTGAACGCGTGGAATAAGGTTTCCATTTGAACGAAAATGGATCTCCGAGTTTGGTCGCTTGACTTGAAGCCGTCTAATCGACTCCTCTGATTATCGTCAACAGGGAGACGGGCTCATTGTGCATTAAAATGCATTTGTGTATAAAACACAAACCCCTGTTTTTGATCCGAGATTGGCGCTAGTTTCTAGTGGGGCTGCTCAGGGACCCGGGGACCGACGTCACATAACCAGTCCAACACCGCACCCTTAACTCAAAGACTTTCGTTAAAGTTTACCAACGATCCGTGACCTCTTACTAAAAGATAAGACAGCTCTGCGAAAGCTGTAATATCACACATCACCTGAACTGAGCTCTTCCAGGCGTTTGCGTCCCAACGCCTGGACGGGATGCCCCAATAAGCGTTATTAGCGAGGGAGATGTCGGGACTTCCGAGCATGCTTCGGAAGGAGCGACATCCGTTTAGTTGCATGGGCTGAGCGCCTAGAGGCGAGGGAGAGGCGGGACTTCCGCTAGAGATGCTGTCTATTTCCATCCCGTGTCCCGCCCCCTCTGACTGAACAAGTAAATGCTTCTCAGACATGAGCTGTAAACTACAACAACGCGTTCATTGAACCATAACATGGCTGTGGAATATATTGGTATTTTGTAATAAAAGTGTGAATAGTATTGCATATCACAGAGTAGCATGGTTATAATAGTGTGAGTAATATTGTATAGTACAGCATAGCATTataataattgtttgaataGTATTGTATATTACAGCATagcattataataataatgtgaatAGTATTGTATATTACAGTATTGCATTATAATAATAGTGTGAATACAGTATAGCATTATAATAATAGTGTGAAGAGTATTGTATACTACAGTATAGCATTGTAATAATAGTGTGAATAGTATTGTATACTACAGTATAGCATTATAATAATAGTGTGAATAGTATTGTATATTACAGTATAGCATTGTAATAATAGTGTGAATAGTATTGTATATTACAGTATAGCATTGTAATAATAGTGTGAATAGTATTGTATATTACAGTATAGCATTGTAATAATAGTGTGAATAGTATTGTATATTACAGTATAGCATTGTAATAATAGTGTGAATAGTATTGTATATTACAGTATAGCATTGTAATAATAGTGTGAATAGTATTGTACATTACAGTATAGCATTGTAATAATATAAATTAGAAATGACAACAGTTCTAAacgaggccacgccccctgcccctcccccccagaccaCCATCATGGCCGTGACCTTCGACGGCGGCGTCATCATCGGATCAGACTCGCGGGCCACCAGGGGGGGGTGAGTATGGTCACGGATggctcctccctttcctcctggTCGTGGTGATaagccctccccttcctcctggtCGTGATGATaagccctccccttcctcctggtTGTGGTGAtaacccctccccttcctcctggtCGTGGTGAtaacccctccccttcctcctggtCGTGGGGCtaacccctccccttcctcctggtCGTGGTGAtaacccctccccttcctcctggtCTTGGggctaacccctccccctctgtccccaggGAGGAGGTGTCGTCTAAGACCATCAACAAGCTGGTCCAGGTGCACCAAAGGATCTTCTGCTGCATGGCCGGCTCGCTGGCCGACGCCCAGGCCGTCCTGAAGACCGCCAGCTTCCAGCTCAACCTGCACAGGTACGCGGCTAAGACTGATAGCACAGGTACGCTACTAGCACCGCTAGCACAGGTACGCTACTAGCAACGCTAGCATAGGTACACTGCTAGCACCGATAGCACAGGTACGCTACTAGCAACGCTAGCACAGGTACGCTGCTAGCACCGATAGCACAGGTACGCTGCTAGCACCGCTAGCACAGGTACGCTAATAGCACTGATAACACAGGTACACTGCTAGCACCGATAGCACAGGTACGCTATAAGCACCACTAGTAAGCTACTAGCACCGCTAGCACAGGTACGCTAATAGCACTGATAGCACAGGTACGCTACTAGCACAGTGAGTTGAGCTTCACTGCcagtgtatgtgtctctctctctctctctctctctctctctctctctctctctctctctctctctctctctctctctctctctctctctctctctctctcccaccctctctctctctctctccctctctttctctctcccaccctctctctctctctctctctctctcaccactctgcctctatgtctctctctctctctcgctctctctctttctctctctctctctctctctctgtctctctctctctctctctctctctctctctctctctctctctctctctctctctctctccctctctctcaccactctGCCTCTacgtctctatgtctctcgccctccccagTGTTCAGATGGAGGCTCCTCCTCGGGTGATAGCAGCAGCCTCTCTGCTGAGGAAGCTCTGCTACCACAACAAGGACGAGCTCCAGGCCGGGTTCATCACGGCCGGCTGGGACCCTCAGAAAGGCCCGCAGGTGGGGACTCCTTTCAAACCGCGGCCCAGGCTGCACCCCGGCCTGCAGCCTGAAAACAGGCCTCCACAAGGCCACTTAGTCACTCAGAAGCATGCATAGTCAGGTGGGTCTAGGGGGTCTAGGGGGGTCTAGTGGGGTTTAGGTGGGTCTAGGGGGGTCTAGGTGGGGCTAGGGGGGTCTAGGGGGTCTAGGTGGGTCTAGTTGGGTCTATGGGGGTCTAGGTGGGTCTAGGGGGTCTAGGTGGGTCTAGGGGGTCTAGGTGGGTCTAGAGGGGTCTAGGTGGGTCTAGGGGGTCTAGAGGGGTCTAGGTTGGTCTAGGTGAGTCTAGGGGGGTCTAGGTGAGTCTCGGTGAGTCTAGGGGGGTCTAGGTGAGTCTAGGTGGGTCTAGGTGGGTCTAGGTGGGTCTAGGGAGGTCTAGGTGGGTCTAGGTGGGTCTAGGTGAGTCTACGTGGGTCTAGGGGGGTCTAGGTGGGTCTATGTGAGTCTAGGTGGGTCTAGGTGAGTCTAGGTGGGTCTAGGTGGGTCTAGGGGGTCTAGGTGGGTCTAGGTGAGTCTAGGTGGGTCTAGGGAGGTCTAGGTGGGTCTAGGGAGGTCTAGGTGGGTCTA from the Gadus morhua chromosome 22, gadMor3.0, whole genome shotgun sequence genome contains:
- the psmb12 gene encoding proteasome 20S subunit beta 12: MEHDAAVRGVSTGTTIMAVTFDGGVIIGSDSRATRGGEEVSSKTINKLVQVHQRIFCCMAGSLADAQAVLKTASFQLNLHSVQMEAPPRVIAAASLLRKLCYHNKDELQAGFITAGWDPQKGPQVYVVSLGGMLISQPFTIAGSGSTYIYGYTDAKYRPHMTREEGLQFVTNALALAMGRDNVSGGVAHLVVITEEGAEHVVIPGNKLPKFHDE
- the psmb13a gene encoding proteasome subunit beta type-7 isoform X2 — protein: MSLFGGEMSLLRSPLQPPSPGFSFDLTERNAVLGRLLEGSPPPRPVKTGTTISGMVFRDGVVLGADTRATSGDVVADKMCAKIHRISANMYCCGAGTAADTQKTTDLLASNLALFSLNSQRAPRVLMAASILQDTLYRYGGQIGAHLILGGVDYSGAHLYTVGPYGSVDKLPFVSMGSGSMAALGILEDRYKPNMEVEEAKVLVRDSVQAGIMGDLGSGSNVDLCVITAQAVDYIRPYQESQYTNGRNRKYKYPPGTTALLSEKVVPLRMELVTEAVQRMETH
- the psmb13a gene encoding proteasome subunit beta type-7 isoform X1; its protein translation is MEIDSISSGSPASPSPLGAQPMQLNGCRSFRSMLGSPDISLANNAYWGIPSRRWDANAWKRQSSSAEQLPVLMSLFGGEMSLLRSPLQPPSPGFSFDLTERNAVLGRLLEGSPPPRPVKTGTTISGMVFRDGVVLGADTRATSGDVVADKMCAKIHRISANMYCCGAGTAADTQKTTDLLASNLALFSLNSQRAPRVLMAASILQDTLYRYGGQIGAHLILGGVDYSGAHLYTVGPYGSVDKLPFVSMGSGSMAALGILEDRYKPNMEVEEAKVLVRDSVQAGIMGDLGSGSNVDLCVITAQAVDYIRPYQESQYTNGRNRKYKYPPGTTALLSEKVVPLRMELVTEAVQRMETH